A genomic stretch from Magnetovibrio sp. includes:
- a CDS encoding regulatory protein RecX, translating to MSQRKDSSSSSKSHIPRKITPERLANIALHYLERYASSAANLKRVLERRVFKASLFHDDLDVDAARGWIDALIQRYLDAGLLNDLNYAETRARSLMARGTAARVIRIKLMEKGVDGETIDRALEALVDEHPEPELAAAIKLARRRRLGPYGDPATRADKKDRDLAAMARAGFSYDMARRVIDCDDKDELEDLLALPLL from the coding sequence ATGAGCCAGCGCAAAGACTCTTCCTCTTCGTCCAAATCGCACATCCCGCGTAAAATCACGCCGGAGCGTCTGGCCAACATCGCCCTGCATTACCTGGAACGCTATGCGTCGAGCGCGGCGAACCTCAAACGCGTACTGGAGCGCCGCGTCTTCAAAGCGTCGCTGTTTCACGATGATTTGGATGTCGATGCCGCGCGCGGCTGGATCGATGCGCTGATCCAGCGTTACCTGGACGCGGGTTTGCTCAACGATCTCAATTACGCCGAAACCCGCGCCCGGTCCTTGATGGCGCGCGGCACGGCGGCGCGGGTGATCCGCATCAAGCTGATGGAAAAAGGCGTCGACGGCGAGACCATCGACCGCGCCCTCGAAGCCTTGGTCGACGAGCACCCCGAACCGGAATTGGCCGCCGCCATCAAACTGGCGCGCCGCCGCCGGTTGGGACCTTACGGCGACCCCGCGACGCGCGCCGACAAAAAAGACCGCGACCTCGCGGCCATGGCGCGGGCGGGCTTTTCCTACGACATGGCACGGCGCGTAATCGACTGCGACGACAAGGACGAATTGGAAGATTTGCTCGCCCTGCCGCTGCTGTGA
- a CDS encoding ABC transporter permease, with the protein MQQTTTSNWLGLYTLYMREVRRFVKVYTQTIVGPVVTTLLFLAVFSLALGRAVTDVHGVPFMEFLAPGLIMMAIVQNAFANTSSSMMISKVQGNIVDTLMPPLSAHELTFGIAMGGMTRGIAVGIAVSAVLSIWVPINIHNIGLIVFHAVAASLMLSLLGVIGGIWSDKFDHIAAVTNFIITPLSFLSGTFYSIERLPELGQTIAHLNPFFYMIDGFRYGFIGQSDAPVLTGMIVVGLMDVALWIVCWRIFDSGYKLKP; encoded by the coding sequence ATGCAGCAGACCACAACCAGCAACTGGCTTGGCCTCTATACGCTCTATATGCGCGAAGTGCGCCGTTTCGTGAAGGTGTACACCCAGACCATCGTCGGTCCGGTGGTGACCACGCTGTTGTTCTTGGCGGTGTTCTCGTTGGCGTTGGGCCGCGCGGTGACGGATGTGCATGGCGTGCCGTTCATGGAATTCCTCGCCCCCGGCCTGATCATGATGGCGATCGTGCAAAACGCCTTCGCCAACACGTCCAGCTCGATGATGATTTCCAAGGTTCAGGGCAACATCGTCGACACGTTGATGCCGCCGCTCAGCGCCCACGAGTTGACGTTCGGCATCGCCATGGGCGGCATGACCCGCGGCATCGCGGTCGGTATCGCGGTCAGCGCGGTGCTCAGCATTTGGGTGCCGATCAACATCCACAACATCGGTCTGATCGTGTTTCACGCCGTGGCCGCGTCGCTGATGCTGTCGTTGCTGGGCGTGATCGGCGGCATCTGGTCGGACAAGTTCGACCACATCGCGGCGGTGACCAATTTCATCATCACCCCGCTGTCGTTTTTGTCGGGCACGTTCTATTCCATCGAACGGCTGCCGGAATTGGGCCAGACCATCGCCCACCTCAATCCGTTTTTCTACATGATCGACGGCTTTCGCTACGGCTTCATCGGCCAATCCGACGCCCCGGTGCTGACCGGCATGATCGTTGTGGGGCTGATGGACGTGGCGCTGTGGATCGTCTGCTGGCGGATATTCGACAGCGGCTATAAGTTGAAACCGTAA